A single genomic interval of Solimonas sp. K1W22B-7 harbors:
- a CDS encoding alkaline phosphatase PhoX, which translates to MSRLIDPAFGPLSRRDFLRTAFWSASAAGTLGLAACGDSDGGNGGGGIGKSRFAGIGPLQAPDENGLRLPAGFTSRVVAVSGQLVPGTLNFWHTFPDGGATFPTADGGWVYTSNSEVPLIGGVGAVKFDRSGEITGSYRILRGTSSNCAGGKTPWGTWLSCEETDSGQVHECDPQLAGNGTARPILGIFKHEAVAVDPQQRQLFLTEDTGAGRFYRVTPTAADWPAGAARPALQAGKLQVLRFSELPANQYPPEGFDLSRPRTVTWEDVVDPGQAQAGVRDRLGDAAPGSIFKGGEGLWYFDGLVYFSSKGDNRIWCHDTRAQTLEVVYDFDKASGSDKILSGVDNLTVSEFGDVLVAEDGGDMQVCVILPDRRVLPLLQVTNAAGEPDTSSEITGPAFSPDGSRLYFSAQRSGRVGRGGSGITFEVTLPFSACPSGTCP; encoded by the coding sequence ATGAGCCGCCTGATCGACCCGGCCTTCGGCCCGCTGTCGCGCCGAGATTTCCTGCGCACCGCCTTCTGGTCGGCCAGCGCCGCCGGTACCCTGGGCCTGGCGGCCTGCGGCGACAGCGACGGCGGCAATGGCGGCGGTGGAATCGGCAAGAGCCGCTTTGCCGGCATCGGCCCGCTGCAGGCTCCCGACGAAAACGGCCTGCGCCTGCCGGCCGGCTTCACTTCCCGCGTGGTCGCGGTGTCCGGACAGCTGGTCCCCGGCACGCTGAACTTCTGGCATACCTTCCCCGACGGCGGCGCCACGTTCCCCACGGCCGACGGCGGCTGGGTCTATACCTCGAACTCCGAGGTACCCCTGATCGGCGGCGTCGGCGCGGTGAAGTTCGACCGCAGCGGCGAAATCACCGGTTCCTACCGCATCCTGCGCGGCACCAGCAGCAACTGCGCCGGCGGCAAGACGCCCTGGGGCACCTGGCTGTCCTGCGAGGAGACCGACAGCGGCCAGGTTCACGAATGCGACCCCCAGCTGGCCGGCAACGGCACGGCGCGGCCGATCCTGGGCATCTTCAAGCACGAAGCGGTAGCGGTGGACCCGCAGCAGCGCCAGCTGTTCCTGACCGAGGACACCGGTGCGGGTCGCTTCTACCGCGTGACCCCCACCGCGGCCGACTGGCCGGCCGGCGCGGCGCGCCCGGCCTTGCAGGCCGGCAAGCTGCAGGTGCTGCGGTTCTCCGAGCTGCCGGCCAATCAGTATCCGCCCGAAGGCTTCGACCTGAGCCGCCCCCGCACCGTGACCTGGGAAGACGTGGTCGATCCCGGCCAGGCCCAGGCCGGTGTGCGCGACCGCCTCGGCGATGCGGCCCCGGGCAGCATCTTCAAGGGCGGCGAGGGCCTGTGGTACTTCGACGGCCTGGTGTACTTCTCCAGCAAGGGTGACAACCGCATCTGGTGCCACGACACCCGCGCCCAGACCCTGGAAGTGGTCTACGACTTCGACAAGGCCAGCGGCAGCGACAAGATCCTCAGCGGCGTCGACAACCTCACGGTCAGCGAATTCGGCGACGTGCTGGTGGCCGAGGACGGCGGCGACATGCAGGTCTGCGTGATCCTGCCGGACCGTCGCGTGCTGCCGCTGCTGCAGGTCACCAACGCCGCCGGCGAGCCCGACACCAGCTCCGAAATTACCGGGCCGGCGTTCTCGCCCGACGGCAGCCGCCTGTACTTCAGCGCCCAGCGCAGCGGCCGCGTGGGCCGTGGCGGCAGCGGCATCACCTTCGAGGTGACGCTGCCGTTCTCCGCCTGTCCCTCCGGCACCTGCCCGTAA
- the ppsR gene encoding posphoenolpyruvate synthetase regulatory kinase/phosphorylase PpsR, which yields MKLNTMTPLRHVFFVSDGTGITAETLGHTLLTQFEAVEFKTTTLPFVNNPDKARSTLEFINFVAKDGGLRPLIFSTTVNDEVRAILRTAEALFLDLFDLMIHTIELELGVASTHAQGRAHGMANQQKYNSRISAMNYAMEHDDGQSTRDLPRADVILIAPSRCGKTPTSLYLALQHGLFATNFPLTEDDLEQQKLPNSLRGLESKCFGLTSEPERLSQIRSERRPGSKYASLAQCAYELRQAEQLYRRTQVPFLNSANMSIEEIATMVMQEKNLRKPTF from the coding sequence TTGAAACTCAACACAATGACGCCGCTGCGCCATGTCTTCTTCGTATCCGACGGCACCGGCATCACCGCCGAGACCCTGGGACATACCCTGCTGACCCAGTTCGAGGCCGTGGAATTCAAGACCACCACGCTGCCGTTCGTGAACAACCCGGACAAGGCGCGCAGCACGCTCGAGTTCATCAACTTCGTCGCCAAGGACGGCGGCTTGAGGCCGCTGATCTTCAGCACCACCGTCAACGACGAGGTGCGCGCTATTTTACGCACCGCCGAGGCGCTTTTCCTGGATTTGTTCGATCTGATGATCCATACCATCGAACTGGAGCTCGGCGTGGCGTCCACCCACGCCCAGGGCCGGGCTCATGGCATGGCCAACCAGCAGAAGTACAACTCGCGCATTTCGGCCATGAATTACGCCATGGAGCACGACGACGGCCAGTCCACCCGCGACCTGCCCCGGGCCGACGTGATCCTGATCGCCCCCTCGCGCTGCGGAAAAACCCCCACCAGCCTCTACCTGGCCCTGCAGCACGGTCTGTTCGCCACCAATTTCCCGCTCACCGAGGACGACCTGGAGCAGCAGAAGCTGCCCAACAGCCTGCGCGGGCTGGAAAGCAAGTGCTTCGGCCTGACCTCGGAGCCGGAGCGCCTGTCGCAGATCCGCAGCGAGCGCCGCCCCGGTTCCAAGTACGCCTCCCTGGCCCAGTGCGCCTACGAGCTGCGCCAGGCCGAACAGCTCTACCGCCGCACCCAGGTGCCGTTCCTGAACTCCGCCAACATGTCGATCGAGGAGATCGCCACCATGGTGATGCAGGAGAAGAACCTGCGTAAGCCGACGTTCTAG
- the ppsA gene encoding phosphoenolpyruvate synthase, which translates to MHDVEIVGGKNASLGEMIRNLAASGVKVPNGFATTASAYREFLSHEGLAARINDMLTQLDVDDVVELARVGKLIREACIKAPFPAALETEIREAYGKLLAESTAEISVAVRSSATAEDLPDASFAGQQETFLNVQGIDNVLHAIKEVFASLFNDRAIAYRVHHNFEHAAVALSAGVQRMVRSDKGASGVMFTMDTESGFREAVFITSSYGLGEAVVQGAVNPDEFYAYKPNLRAGRPSVLKRGLGEKAKKMVYSADRKLGRTVEFTPVSSEERNRFSLNDAEIEALAKQALIIEDHYGRPMDIEWGKDGIDGQLYILQARPETVQSRTSANTLRRYKLKGKGELLTTGRAIGQKIGAGKVRILTSIAEMTRVQNGDVLVTDMTDPDWEPIMKRASAIVTNRGGRTCHAAIIARELGIPAVVGCGDATDKLKDGMEVTVSCAEGDTGNVYAGHIDFAVDEIALDKMPDIPVKIMMNVGTPEQAFDFASLPHKGVGLARLEFIINRQIGIHPQALLELESQAPEVRRIIDPMIAPYGKPVDYFVKRLSEGIATIAAAFAPEPVIVRLSDFKSNEYANLVGGRRYEPHEENPMLGFRGASRYISQSFRSCFEMECQALKYVRDEMGLTNIKIMVPFVRTTDEARQVVEILAANGLERGKNGLQLIMMCELPSNAVLAEQFLEYFDGFSIGSNDMTQLTLGLDRDSGLIAHLFDERNEAVKAMLSMAITACRKQGKYIGICGQGPSDHPELAKWLLDQKIESMSLNPDTVVETWLFLAGQKAG; encoded by the coding sequence ATGCACGACGTCGAAATCGTCGGCGGCAAGAACGCCTCCCTCGGCGAGATGATCCGCAACCTGGCCGCCAGCGGCGTCAAGGTGCCGAACGGCTTCGCCACCACGGCCTCCGCCTACCGCGAGTTCCTGTCCCACGAGGGCCTGGCCGCCCGCATCAACGACATGCTGACCCAGCTGGACGTGGATGACGTGGTCGAGCTGGCCCGGGTCGGCAAGCTGATCCGCGAGGCCTGCATCAAGGCACCCTTCCCGGCCGCCCTGGAAACCGAGATCCGCGAGGCCTACGGCAAGCTGCTGGCCGAGTCCACCGCCGAGATCTCCGTGGCCGTGCGCTCCTCCGCCACCGCCGAGGACCTGCCGGACGCCTCCTTCGCCGGCCAGCAGGAGACCTTCCTCAACGTCCAGGGCATCGACAACGTCCTGCACGCGATCAAGGAGGTCTTCGCCTCCCTGTTCAACGACCGCGCCATCGCCTACCGCGTGCACCACAACTTCGAGCATGCCGCCGTGGCGCTGTCCGCCGGCGTGCAGCGCATGGTGCGCTCCGACAAGGGCGCCTCGGGCGTGATGTTCACCATGGACACCGAGTCCGGCTTCCGCGAGGCGGTGTTCATCACCTCCTCCTACGGCCTCGGCGAAGCCGTGGTCCAGGGCGCCGTCAACCCCGACGAGTTCTACGCCTACAAGCCCAACCTGCGCGCCGGCCGGCCGTCGGTGCTCAAGCGCGGCCTCGGCGAGAAGGCCAAGAAGATGGTCTATTCGGCCGACCGCAAGCTGGGCCGCACGGTGGAGTTCACGCCGGTCTCCAGCGAAGAGCGCAACCGCTTCAGCCTCAACGACGCCGAGATCGAGGCGCTGGCGAAGCAGGCGCTGATCATCGAGGACCACTACGGCCGCCCGATGGACATCGAGTGGGGCAAGGACGGCATCGACGGCCAGCTCTACATCCTGCAGGCGCGCCCGGAGACCGTGCAGTCGCGCACCTCCGCCAACACGCTGCGCCGCTACAAGCTCAAGGGCAAGGGCGAACTGCTCACCACCGGCCGCGCCATCGGCCAGAAGATCGGCGCCGGCAAGGTCCGCATCCTGACCTCCATCGCCGAGATGACCCGCGTGCAGAACGGCGACGTGCTGGTCACCGACATGACCGATCCCGACTGGGAGCCGATCATGAAGCGCGCCAGCGCCATCGTGACCAACCGCGGCGGCCGCACCTGCCACGCCGCGATCATCGCGCGCGAGCTGGGTATCCCCGCCGTGGTCGGTTGCGGCGACGCCACCGACAAGCTCAAGGACGGCATGGAAGTGACCGTGTCCTGCGCCGAGGGCGACACCGGCAACGTCTACGCCGGCCACATCGACTTCGCGGTCGATGAGATCGCGCTCGACAAGATGCCGGACATCCCGGTCAAGATCATGATGAACGTCGGCACGCCGGAGCAGGCCTTCGACTTCGCCTCGCTGCCGCACAAGGGTGTGGGCCTCGCCCGTCTCGAATTCATCATCAACCGCCAGATCGGCATCCACCCGCAGGCCCTGCTGGAGCTGGAAAGCCAGGCGCCGGAAGTGCGCCGCATCATCGACCCGATGATCGCGCCCTACGGCAAGCCGGTGGACTACTTCGTCAAGCGCCTGTCCGAAGGCATCGCCACCATCGCCGCCGCCTTCGCGCCGGAGCCGGTGATCGTGCGCCTGTCGGACTTCAAGTCCAACGAGTACGCCAATCTCGTCGGCGGCCGCCGCTACGAGCCGCATGAAGAGAACCCGATGCTGGGTTTCCGCGGCGCCTCGCGCTACATCAGCCAGAGCTTCCGTTCCTGCTTCGAGATGGAATGCCAGGCGCTGAAGTACGTACGCGACGAAATGGGCCTGACCAACATCAAGATCATGGTGCCCTTCGTGCGCACCACCGACGAGGCCCGCCAGGTCGTCGAGATCCTGGCCGCCAATGGCCTGGAGCGCGGCAAGAACGGCCTGCAGCTGATCATGATGTGCGAGCTGCCCAGCAACGCCGTGCTGGCCGAGCAGTTCCTCGAGTACTTCGACGGCTTCTCGATCGGCTCCAACGACATGACCCAGCTGACCCTGGGCCTGGACCGCGACTCCGGCCTGATCGCCCATCTGTTCGACGAGCGCAACGAGGCGGTCAAGGCGATGCTGAGCATGGCGATCACCGCCTGCCGCAAGCAGGGCAAGTACATCGGCATCTGCGGCCAGGGGCCTTCGGACCACCCGGAACTGGCCAAGTGGCTGCTCGACCAGAAGATCGAGTCCATGTCGCTCAACCCGGATACCGTGGTGGAGACCTGGCTGTTCCTGGCCGGCCAGAAGGCAGGCTGA
- a CDS encoding ribonuclease T2 family protein encodes MLARLLLVLGLAAAASCRAEAPPAKAAAPFDYWILALSWSPEYCASSSSNGDTQCERAYQFVVHGLWPQYEIGFPRDCGRTKAVPGRLVERMLPLMPSERLIEHEWRKHGACSGLDVQEYFLQTERARRRIVIPDAYAAPDKPIVSNVAEIERRFMQANPGLQSDGIALSCKSRWLSEVRICLDQDFGFRACGRDVGDRCRGEVSIRPSRPGRR; translated from the coding sequence ATGCTGGCCAGGCTGCTGCTGGTCCTCGGACTGGCAGCGGCCGCGTCCTGCCGCGCGGAGGCGCCGCCCGCAAAGGCGGCCGCCCCGTTCGACTACTGGATCCTGGCCCTGTCCTGGTCGCCGGAGTACTGCGCCTCCAGCAGCAGCAACGGCGACACGCAGTGCGAACGGGCCTACCAGTTCGTGGTGCATGGCCTGTGGCCGCAGTATGAAATCGGCTTCCCGCGCGACTGCGGCCGCACCAAGGCCGTACCGGGCCGGCTGGTGGAACGCATGCTGCCGCTGATGCCCAGCGAGCGGCTGATCGAGCACGAGTGGCGCAAGCACGGTGCCTGCAGCGGGCTCGACGTGCAGGAGTACTTCCTGCAGACCGAGCGTGCGCGGCGGCGCATCGTGATCCCCGATGCTTACGCCGCGCCGGACAAGCCCATCGTCAGCAACGTGGCGGAAATCGAGCGGCGTTTCATGCAGGCCAACCCTGGCCTGCAGTCCGACGGCATCGCCCTGAGCTGCAAGAGCCGCTGGCTCAGCGAGGTCCGCATCTGCCTGGACCAGGACTTCGGCTTCCGCGCATGCGGCCGGGACGTCGGCGACCGCTGCCGCGGCGAGGTCAGCATCCGGCCAAGCAGGCCGGGACGGCGCTGA